From one Spiroplasma endosymbiont of Lasioglossum villosulum genomic stretch:
- a CDS encoding ABC transporter ATP-binding protein — protein MSTNDKNKILINVQNYSKKFKKFHINNISFTVFEGTIHALVGRSGSGKSVLLKSIIGAIPISNYEGLITINGYKAGTTFSKNSLGYSLNIENFPQGLSAYNFLKFLGKTTIISESKLLVNLERLLKNFGLWESRNKSLNSFSSGMKNRIMLIVALAHDPNLVILDEPGANLDSESRKFFTSVLQDLKKEGKTILLTTHMIDETKDIIDNCTIIEYGKLIYTGPIDKFGVGKIFVLKTSNNLVASSLLSLYNFQFKYNKDTDSILIKLIDKNYISQLNFILSEKKIVIYDLHEKELDLFFINSFF, from the coding sequence ATGTCAACAAATGATAAAAATAAAATTTTAATTAATGTTCAAAACTATAGTAAAAAATTTAAGAAATTTCACATAAATAATATTAGCTTTACTGTATTTGAAGGAACTATTCATGCTTTAGTTGGCCGTTCAGGAAGTGGTAAATCAGTACTGTTGAAATCAATTATTGGTGCTATTCCAATAAGTAATTACGAAGGATTAATTACCATTAATGGCTATAAAGCGGGAACAACTTTTTCAAAAAATAGTTTAGGCTATTCTTTGAATATAGAAAATTTTCCTCAGGGATTAAGTGCTTATAATTTTTTGAAATTTTTAGGTAAAACAACAATAATTTCAGAAAGTAAATTACTAGTAAATTTAGAAAGATTATTAAAAAATTTTGGTTTATGAGAATCACGTAATAAATCTTTAAATTCATTTTCTTCAGGAATGAAAAATAGAATTATGTTGATTGTTGCCCTAGCACATGATCCAAACCTAGTTATTTTAGATGAACCAGGAGCTAATTTAGATTCAGAATCAAGAAAATTTTTTACTTCTGTTTTACAAGATTTAAAAAAAGAAGGAAAAACTATTTTATTAACAACTCATATGATTGATGAAACAAAAGATATTATTGATAATTGTACTATTATTGAATATGGTAAATTAATTTATACTGGGCCAATTGATAAATTTGGAGTTGGTAAAATTTTTGTTTTAAAAACAAGCAATAATCTTGTAGCATCATCACTTTTAAGTTTATATAATTTTCAATTTAAATATAATAAAGATACTGATAGTATTTTAATTAAATTAATTGATAAAAATTATATATCACAACTTAATTTTATTTTGAGTGAAAAGAAAATTGTTATATATGATTTACATGAAAAAGAATTAGATTTATTTTTTATCAATTCATTTTTTTAA
- the mnmG gene encoding tRNA uridine-5-carboxymethylaminomethyl(34) synthesis enzyme MnmG encodes MKYEYEIIVIGAGHAGVEAALSSARAGHKTAIITLDKTKIALMPCNPSIGGPAKGVVVREIDALGGEMAKAADATALQMKLLNHSRGPAVWAIRAQSDKIAYSQYMQNAINKQENLTILEVMVQSLIIEENTAKGVILENGEKITSEIVILTTGTYMTALTLQGHNKKSEGPDGQRTSNGISEQLKIVGFNMIRLKTGTPPRIKKNSIDFDKTNIELGSHLPLAFSYETKNFLPLAKQLPCYLLYTNDKTHTIINNNLDKSPMYNGEAQGTGPRYCPSIEDKVVRFADKPRHQIFLEPESLALDSIYVQGFSTSMPIDVQDKMLRTLPGLENCEVLKWAYAIEYDAFEPTQLWPTLETKLIKNLFSAGQINGTSGYEEAACQGLMAGINAHLKIKKEKPLILKRDEAYIGVLIDDLVTKGTVEPYRLLTSLAEHRLLLRNDNAQTRLIKYGYQVGLVSEQRWSQFNIQQKLMSNIVEKLKTIKVSPNSEVAKYINNNNLGPIPDNHIIAYELLKRPGVKLSMFTSQLPLINDLQYHQLMELEITIKYSGYINQQLKMAQQTNSLEKKQIPGDIDYDLVESITGEAREKLKRVRPLTIGHATRISGVSPADIQVLLFFLKRKYPNLNI; translated from the coding sequence ATGAAATATGAGTATGAAATTATTGTAATTGGTGCTGGTCATGCTGGTGTTGAAGCGGCATTATCTTCTGCACGAGCAGGTCATAAAACCGCTATTATTACTCTTGATAAAACTAAAATTGCATTAATGCCATGTAATCCTTCTATTGGTGGACCCGCCAAAGGAGTTGTGGTTCGTGAAATTGATGCACTTGGTGGCGAAATGGCTAAAGCAGCAGATGCTACTGCTTTGCAAATGAAACTATTAAATCATTCACGTGGTCCAGCAGTTTGAGCTATTCGTGCTCAATCTGATAAAATTGCTTATTCACAATATATGCAAAATGCAATAAATAAACAAGAAAATTTAACAATTTTAGAAGTTATGGTACAATCATTAATAATTGAAGAAAACACTGCTAAGGGTGTTATTTTAGAGAATGGCGAAAAAATTACTAGTGAAATTGTGATTTTAACTACTGGCACTTATATGACAGCTTTAACTTTACAAGGTCATAATAAGAAATCAGAAGGACCAGATGGTCAAAGAACAAGTAATGGTATTTCTGAACAATTAAAAATTGTAGGCTTTAATATGATACGTTTAAAAACAGGAACACCACCTCGTATTAAAAAAAATAGTATTGATTTTGACAAAACTAATATTGAACTAGGTAGTCATTTACCTTTAGCATTTTCATATGAAACTAAAAATTTTTTACCATTAGCAAAACAGTTACCTTGTTATTTACTTTATACAAATGATAAAACTCATACTATTATTAATAATAATTTAGATAAATCACCAATGTATAATGGTGAAGCACAAGGTACTGGACCACGTTATTGTCCAAGTATTGAGGATAAAGTAGTACGTTTTGCTGATAAGCCTCGTCATCAAATTTTCTTAGAGCCAGAATCACTTGCTTTGGATTCAATTTATGTCCAAGGTTTTTCAACATCGATGCCAATTGATGTGCAAGATAAAATGTTGAGAACATTACCTGGTTTAGAAAATTGTGAAGTATTAAAATGAGCATATGCTATTGAATATGATGCTTTTGAACCAACACAATTATGACCAACATTGGAAACTAAATTAATTAAAAACTTATTTAGTGCTGGTCAAATTAATGGTACTAGTGGTTATGAAGAAGCAGCGTGTCAAGGTTTAATGGCCGGAATTAACGCACATTTAAAAATAAAAAAAGAAAAACCATTAATTTTAAAGCGTGATGAAGCATATATCGGAGTTTTAATTGATGATTTAGTAACAAAAGGAACAGTTGAACCTTATCGTTTATTAACTTCTTTAGCTGAACATCGTTTATTATTACGAAATGATAATGCTCAAACAAGATTAATTAAATATGGTTATCAAGTTGGCTTAGTTAGTGAACAACGTTGATCACAATTTAATATTCAACAAAAATTAATGTCTAATATTGTTGAAAAATTAAAAACTATTAAAGTTAGTCCCAATTCAGAAGTTGCTAAGTATATTAATAATAATAATTTAGGTCCAATTCCCGATAATCATATTATTGCTTATGAATTATTAAAACGTCCAGGTGTCAAATTATCAATGTTTACTTCACAGTTACCTTTAATAAATGATTTACAATATCATCAATTAATGGAATTAGAAATTACAATTAAATATTCAGGATATATTAATCAACAACTAAAAATGGCGCAACAAACTAATAGTTTAGAAAAAAAACAAATTCCTGGTGATATTGATTATGATTTAGTAGAAAGTATTACTGGTGAAGCTAGAGAAAAATTAAAGCGTGTTAGACCATTAACAATTGGTCATGCTACAAGAATTTCTGGTGTTAGTCCTGCTGATATTCAAGTTTTATTATTTTTTTTAAAACGCAAATATCCAAATTTAAATATTTAA